One genomic segment of Kogia breviceps isolate mKogBre1 chromosome 11, mKogBre1 haplotype 1, whole genome shotgun sequence includes these proteins:
- the PEX13 gene encoding peroxisome biogenesis factor 13 isoform X2, whose product MASQPPPPPKPWETRRIPGAGPGSGPGTTFQSADLGPTLLTRPGQPTLTRVPPPILPRPSQQSGSSNVNTFRPAYSSFSSGYSAYGNSFYGSYSPYSYGYNGLGYNRLRIDDLPPSRFVQQAEESSRGAFQSIESIVHAFASVSMMMDATFSAVYNSFRAVLDVANHFSRLKIHFTKVFSAFALVRTIRYLYRRLQWMIGLRRDSENEDLWAESEGTVACLGAEDRATNSAKSWPIFLFFAVILGGPYLIWKLLSTHSDEVTDNTNWASGEDDHVVARAEYDFVAVSEEEISFRAGDMLNLALKEHRLRKRRLSGHGSRAQPLRGMWDPPGPGHKPASPASAGGLSTTAPPGKPNTFNISL is encoded by the exons ATCTGCTGATTTGGGTCCTACTTTATTGACAAGACCTGGACAACCAACACTTACCAGAGTGCCACCGCCTATTCTTCCAAGGCCATCCCAGCAGTCAGGAAGCAGTAATGTGAACACTTTCAGACCTGCTTACAGTTCATTTTCTTCTGGATATAGTGCCTATGGAAATTCATTTTATGGAAGCTATAGCCCTTATAGTTATGGGTATAATGGGTTGGGCTATAACCGCCTTCGTATAGATGATCTTCCACCTAGTAGATTTGTTCAGCAAGCTGAAGAAAGCAGCAGAGGTGCATTTCAGTCCATTGAAAGTATTGTGCATGCATTTGCCTCTGTCAGCATGATGATGGATGCTACCTTTTCAGCTGTCTATAACAGTTTCAGGGCTGTATTGGATGTAGCAAACCACTTTTCCCGATTAAAAATACACTTTACAAAGGTTTTTTCAGCTTTTGCATTAGTTAGGACTATAAGGTATCTTTACAGACGGTTACAATGGATGATAGGTTTAAGAAGAGACTCTGAGAATGAGGACCTATGGGCAGAAAGTGAAGGAACTGTGGCTTGCCTTGGTGCTGAGGACAGAGCAACTAACTCAGCAAAATCTTGGCCAATATTCTTGTTCTTTGCTGTTATCCTTGGTGGTCCTTACCTCATCTGGAAACTGCTGTCTACTCACAGTGACGAAGTAACAG ACAATACCAACTGGGCAAGTGGTGAGGATGACCATGTAGTTGCTAGAGCAGAATATGATTTTGTTGCTGTATCCGAAGAAGAAATTTCTTTCCGTGCTGGTGATATGCTAAACTTAGCTCTCAAAG agcacaggctccggaagcgcaggctcagcggccatggctcacgggcccagccactccgcggcatgtgggatcctcccggaccggggcacaaacccgcatcccctgcatcggcaggtggactctcaaccactgcaccaccagggaagcccaacacttttAATATAAGTTTGTAA
- the PEX13 gene encoding peroxisome biogenesis factor 13 isoform X1: MASQPPPPPKPWETRRIPGAGPGSGPGTTFQSADLGPTLLTRPGQPTLTRVPPPILPRPSQQSGSSNVNTFRPAYSSFSSGYSAYGNSFYGSYSPYSYGYNGLGYNRLRIDDLPPSRFVQQAEESSRGAFQSIESIVHAFASVSMMMDATFSAVYNSFRAVLDVANHFSRLKIHFTKVFSAFALVRTIRYLYRRLQWMIGLRRDSENEDLWAESEGTVACLGAEDRATNSAKSWPIFLFFAVILGGPYLIWKLLSTHSDEVTDNTNWASGEDDHVVARAEYDFVAVSEEEISFRAGDMLNLALKEQQPRVRGWLLASLDGQTTGLIPANYVKILGKRRGRKTVESSKISKQQQSFTNTTLIKGATAADSLDEQEAAFESVFVETNKVPVALDSTGKNGDKQDL; encoded by the exons ATCTGCTGATTTGGGTCCTACTTTATTGACAAGACCTGGACAACCAACACTTACCAGAGTGCCACCGCCTATTCTTCCAAGGCCATCCCAGCAGTCAGGAAGCAGTAATGTGAACACTTTCAGACCTGCTTACAGTTCATTTTCTTCTGGATATAGTGCCTATGGAAATTCATTTTATGGAAGCTATAGCCCTTATAGTTATGGGTATAATGGGTTGGGCTATAACCGCCTTCGTATAGATGATCTTCCACCTAGTAGATTTGTTCAGCAAGCTGAAGAAAGCAGCAGAGGTGCATTTCAGTCCATTGAAAGTATTGTGCATGCATTTGCCTCTGTCAGCATGATGATGGATGCTACCTTTTCAGCTGTCTATAACAGTTTCAGGGCTGTATTGGATGTAGCAAACCACTTTTCCCGATTAAAAATACACTTTACAAAGGTTTTTTCAGCTTTTGCATTAGTTAGGACTATAAGGTATCTTTACAGACGGTTACAATGGATGATAGGTTTAAGAAGAGACTCTGAGAATGAGGACCTATGGGCAGAAAGTGAAGGAACTGTGGCTTGCCTTGGTGCTGAGGACAGAGCAACTAACTCAGCAAAATCTTGGCCAATATTCTTGTTCTTTGCTGTTATCCTTGGTGGTCCTTACCTCATCTGGAAACTGCTGTCTACTCACAGTGACGAAGTAACAG ACAATACCAACTGGGCAAGTGGTGAGGATGACCATGTAGTTGCTAGAGCAGAATATGATTTTGTTGCTGTATCCGAAGAAGAAATTTCTTTCCGTGCTGGTGATATGCTAAACTTAGCTCTCAAAG AACAGCAACCCAGAGTGCGTGGTTGGCTTCTGGCCAGTCTTGATGGTCAAACAACAGGACTTATACCTGCTAATTATGTCAAAATTCTTGGTAAAAGAAGAGGTAGAAAAACAGTGGAATCCAGTAAAATTTCCAAGCAGCAACAGTCTTTTACCAATACAACACTAATTAAAGGAGCAACAGCTGCTGATTCTTTGGATGAACAGGAAGCTGCCTTTGAATCTGTTTTTGTTGAAACTAATAAGGTTCCAGTTGCACTTGATTCCACTGGGAAAAATGGAGATAAACAAGATCTTTGA